Proteins encoded within one genomic window of Bacteroidota bacterium:
- a CDS encoding rhodanese-like domain-containing protein, with product MNNITVEELKARMDAGEKVNLIDCREPDEYAEFNIGGKLLPLGMIQSMQTEEIDDLKDEEVIVHCRSGKRSVTACMFLETLGFSNTVNVVGGVLDWQTKFGSGK from the coding sequence ATGAACAACATTACAGTTGAAGAATTGAAGGCCCGGATGGATGCAGGCGAAAAAGTTAACCTTATCGATTGCCGTGAGCCGGATGAATATGCTGAATTCAATATCGGTGGTAAATTATTACCATTAGGCATGATCCAATCTATGCAGACTGAAGAAATCGATGATTTGAAAGATGAAGAGGTAATTGTTCATTGTCGCAGCGGCAAACGCAGCGTTACTGCCTGTATGTTTTTAGAAACACTCGGTTTCTCCAATACTGTAAACGTTGTTGGCGGTGTGCTGGATTGGCAGACGAAATTTGGTAGTGGAAAATAA